One window of Populus nigra chromosome 5, ddPopNigr1.1, whole genome shotgun sequence genomic DNA carries:
- the LOC133694482 gene encoding bifunctional dihydrofolate reductase-thymidylate synthase-like isoform X3, with protein sequence MRSYQVVVAATRDMGIGKDGKLPWRLPCDLKFFKEITLATSDPGKQNAILMGRKTWESIPIKYRPLTGRLNVVLTRSFEIEDEENVITCGSISTALELLAEAPYCFSIDKVFVIGGGQILRETLNGPGCDAIHVTEIETSVECDTFIPSIDFSKFQPWYSSPPLVENGIRYSFVTYVHVRNSENETIAGKTGGKCNDGKSNSNRFEVKDFSFLPKMIFEKRDEYMHHTSSTK encoded by the exons ATGAGGAGTTACCAAGTTGTGGTGGCTGCTACTCGAGATATGGGGATTGGAAAGGATGGAAAGTTACCTTGGAGATTGCCTTGTGATCTCAAGTTTTTCAAGGAGATTACACTGGCCACATCGGATCCTGGGAAACAAAATGCAATTTTGATGGGTAGGAAAACATGGGAAAGTATTCCTATCAAGTACCGACCTCTTACGGGTCGATTGAATGTGGTCCTGACTCGGAGTTTTGAgattgaagatgaagaaaatgttATTACATGTGGGAGCATTTCCACAGCTTTGGAATTGTTAGCTGAAGCTCcctattgtttctcaattgaTAAGGTTTTTGTCATAGGAGGTGGCCAGATATTGAG GGAAACACTTAATGGTCCAGGATGTGATGCCATCCATGTGACGGAGATTGAGACGAGTGTTGAATGTGATACGTTCATTCCAAGTATTGATTTTTCTAAGTTTCAGCCTTGGTATTCGTCTCCACCATTGGTTGAAAATGGCATTCGATATTCTTTTGTAACTTATGTTCATGTGAGGAACTCTGAGAATGAAACTATTGCTGGAAAGACTGGTGGAAAGTGTAATGACGGTAAATCGAATTCTAATAGGTTTGAGGTAAAGGATTTCTCATTTCTTccgaagatgatttttgagaaACGTGATGAGTACATGCATCATACAAGCAGTACAAAATAG
- the LOC133694482 gene encoding bifunctional dihydrofolate reductase-thymidylate synthase-like isoform X2, with translation MMLHYYTQRTLFLSKVLLNSSKTSFCNSASLAATSPLFKFQILTSNYRRFTAIAGEISMRSYQVVVAATRDMGIGKDGKLPWRLPCDLKFFKEITLATSDPGKQNAILMGRKTWESIPIKYRPLTGRLNVVLTRSFEIEDEENVITCGSISTALELLAEAPYCFSIDKVFVIGGGQILRETLNGPGCDAIHVTEIETSVECDTFIPSIDFSKFQPWYSSPPLVENGIRYSFVTYVHVRNSENETIAGKTGGKCNDGKSNSNRFEEAILKFQVL, from the exons ATGATGTTGCATTATTATACTCAAAGGACTCTATTCCTGTCAAAG gttttACTGAATTCTAGCAAAACTAGCTTCTGCAATTCAGCTTCTTTGGCTGCAACCTCACCGCtgtttaaatttcaaatcttaaCTTCAAATTACAGACGATTTACTGCTATAGCGGGTGAGATTTCAATGAGGAGTTACCAAGTTGTGGTGGCTGCTACTCGAGATATGGGGATTGGAAAGGATGGAAAGTTACCTTGGAGATTGCCTTGTGATCTCAAGTTTTTCAAGGAGATTACACTGGCCACATCGGATCCTGGGAAACAAAATGCAATTTTGATGGGTAGGAAAACATGGGAAAGTATTCCTATCAAGTACCGACCTCTTACGGGTCGATTGAATGTGGTCCTGACTCGGAGTTTTGAgattgaagatgaagaaaatgttATTACATGTGGGAGCATTTCCACAGCTTTGGAATTGTTAGCTGAAGCTCcctattgtttctcaattgaTAAGGTTTTTGTCATAGGAGGTGGCCAGATATTGAG GGAAACACTTAATGGTCCAGGATGTGATGCCATCCATGTGACGGAGATTGAGACGAGTGTTGAATGTGATACGTTCATTCCAAGTATTGATTTTTCTAAGTTTCAGCCTTGGTATTCGTCTCCACCATTGGTTGAAAATGGCATTCGATATTCTTTTGTAACTTATGTTCATGTGAGGAACTCTGAGAATGAAACTATTGCTGGAAAGACTGGTGGAAAGTGTAATGACGGTAAATCGAATTCTAATAGGTTTGAG GAAGCAATATTGAAGTTCCAAGTTCTCTGA
- the LOC133694004 gene encoding inositol-pentakisphosphate 2-kinase-like isoform X1, producing the protein MEVKLERKDAADWSYRGEGAANIVLAYTGSSPAFIGKVTRIAKKERNGSPKCDSNQSVLTEEERLLWRDVQELVASPTKEIAEQIYTQLVMSPLLGPKHVDAGMRVPVAREFLECVEKNVIKQRPPWRVDVSTFDMERDSVIIMSDHSLFPGGVLGDGSCISVEIKPKCGFLPSSKFMAEGNSVKRSTTRFRMHQILKLREQEISELSEYDPLDLFSGSKERIHKAIKDLYNTPQNNFRVFLNGSLIFGGSGGGTEKTNAVVGKAFEDMLEGIIQAKDGLRTMSFIQLVGETVYCSRVLDELLEVQKFDNFDIEGAIHAYYNIVSQPCAVCQQLDEAGLPHRCSSLHSIHMDESLKIVKDYLIAATAKDCSLMISFRPTEDGEFGSPYSHVYLQSTNQSFNYKVNFIDLDLRPLKKMEDYYELDKKILNSYSRIL; encoded by the exons ATGGAGGTCAAACTAGAGCGAAAGGACGCAGCTGATTGGTCGTACAGAGGTGAAGGTGCTGCTAATATTGTCCTCGCTTACACTGGATCATCTCCCGCTTTT ATTGGGAAAGTAACGAGGAtagcaaaaaaagaaaggaacggGTCACCGAAGTGTGACTCTAACCAATCAGTATTAACAGAGGAAGAACGGTTGTTATGGAGAGACGTGCAAGAGTTGGTTGCCTCTCCTACGAAAGAAATTGCAGAGCAGATTTATACTCAGCTAGTCATGAGTCCTCTGTTAGGTCCCAAACATGTCGATGCCGGG ATGCGTGTTCCAGTGGCAAGGGAATTTCTTGAGTGTGTTGAAAAGAATGTAATTAAGCAGCGTCCGCCTTGGCGAGTTGATGTTTCCACGTTTGATATGGAACGCGATTCTGTGATTATAATGTCTGATCATTCTCTATTTCCCGGAG GTGTTCTTGGAGATGGATCTTGCATATCAGTTGAGATAAAG CCCAAATGTGGATTTCTTCCTTCATCAAAATTCATGGCTGAAGGAAATTCTGTTAAAAGGAGCACTACTCGTTTTCGAATGCACCAAATCCTGAAGTTGCGTGAACAAGAG atatcaGAGTTAAGTGAGTATGATCCTCTGGATCTGTTTTCTGGTTCCAAGGAAAGAATACATAAAGCCATCAAGGATCTGTACAACACTCCTCAGAACAATTTCCGTGTATTCTTGAATGGTTCTCTTATATTTGGGGGCTCGGGTGGTGGCACAGAGAAAACTAATGCTGTGGTTGGAAAAGCTTTTGAAGACATGCTTGAGGGCATCATCCAGGCAAAAGATGGCTTGCGCACGATGAGTTTTATACAGCTTGTTGGTGAGACAGTTTACTGCTCTAGAGTGCTGGATGAGCTTCTTGAAGTTCAGAAGTTTGACAATTTTGACATTGAAGGGGCCATCCATGCGTATTACAACATTGTTTCTCAGCCTTGTGCAGTATGCCAACAGTTGGATGAAGCAGGACTACCACATAGATGTTCCTCTTTGCATTCCATTCATATGGATGAGAGTTTGAAGATTGTGAAAGATTATCTGATAGCTGCTACTGCAAAGGACTGTAGTTTGATGATCAGTTTTAGACCAACAGAAGACGGGGAGTTTGGATCTCCATATAGTCATGTATACCTACAATCAACTAACCAAAGTTTTAATTACAAG GTGAACTTCATTGACTTGGATTTGAGACCTTTAAAGAAGATGGAAGACTATTATGAATTGGACAAGAAGATACTGAACAGCTACTCTCGAATTTTGTAA
- the LOC133695451 gene encoding probable jasmonic acid carboxyl methyltransferase 2 isoform X2 translates to MEVMQVLHMNKGDDENSYAKNSKVQSKIISLGKRINEEAIMKILCSNIPDIMGIADLGCSSGPNSLSVISEITDIIYAKCRELGRPTPELKVPAGLESNARTAMNKGKIYISKSSSLCVLEAYSLQFQKDFSSFLKSRSKEIVPGGCILLSFMGRRSTDPTTDESCYHWELLAQALMSMVSEGLVEEEKVDSFNAPYYGPCVEEMRLEIEKDGSFSVNRLETFEIDWDGGVDDVDTTSGAASRGQRVAKTIRAVVESMLESHFGKDIMDALFRRYGEMVEGYLSKTGTKYTNLVISMVRN, encoded by the exons ATGGAAGTAATGCAAGTGCTTCACATGAACAAAGGAGATGATGAAAATAGTTATGCAAAAAACTCGAAAGTGCAG AGCAAGATAATATCTCTAGGAAAGCGAATCAATGAGGAGGCTATAATGAAAATTTTGTGCAGCAATATCCCTGACATCATGGGTATTGCAGACCTGGGTTGCTCCTCTGGACCTAACTCGTTGTCAGTGATCTCCGAAATTACTGATATCATCTATGCCAAATGCAGAGAGTTGGGGCGTCCAACACCAGAACTGAAG GTTCCAGCTGGTCTAGAGAGCAACGCGAGGACGGCCATGAACAAGGGAAAGATTTATATATCAAAGTCAAGCTCGCTTTGTGTGTTAGAAGCATATTCATTGCAGTTTCAAAAAGACTTTTCGTCGTTTCTAAAATCACGTTCGAAGGAAATAGTTCCCGGAGGCTGCATTCTCTTGTCATTCATGGGCAGGAGATCTACCGATCCCACCACGGACGAGAGTTGCTACCATTGGGAGCTCTTAGCACAGGCACTAATGAGCATGGTTTCTGAG GGGCTCGTCGAGGAAGAAAAGGTCGATTCCTTTAACGCCCCCTACTATGGTCCATGTGTGGAAGAAATGAGGTTAGAGATTGAAAAGGATGGTTCTTTCAGTGTCAATCGGCTCGAGACCTTTGAAATTGACTGGGATGGAGGTGTCGACGATGTGGACACCACGTCTGGTGCAGCATCACGTGGACAGAGAGTGGCCAAGACAATCAGAGCCGTCGTGGAGTCGATGCTGGAATCTCATTTTGGGAAGGACATAATGGACGCATTATTTCGAAGGTATGGAGAGATGGTGGAGGGTTACTTGTCAAAGACCGGAACCAAGTACACCAACTTGGTCATTTCAATGGTTAGAAATTAA
- the LOC133694482 gene encoding bifunctional dihydrofolate reductase-thymidylate synthase-like isoform X1 — MMLHYYTQRTLFLSKVLLNSSKTSFCNSASLAATSPLFKFQILTSNYRRFTAIAGEISMRSYQVVVAATRDMGIGKDGKLPWRLPCDLKFFKEITLATSDPGKQNAILMGRKTWESIPIKYRPLTGRLNVVLTRSFEIEDEENVITCGSISTALELLAEAPYCFSIDKVFVIGGGQILRETLNGPGCDAIHVTEIETSVECDTFIPSIDFSKFQPWYSSPPLVENGIRYSFVTYVHVRNSENETIAGKTGGKCNDGKSNSNRFEVKDFSFLPKMIFEKRDEYMHHTSSTK; from the exons ATGATGTTGCATTATTATACTCAAAGGACTCTATTCCTGTCAAAG gttttACTGAATTCTAGCAAAACTAGCTTCTGCAATTCAGCTTCTTTGGCTGCAACCTCACCGCtgtttaaatttcaaatcttaaCTTCAAATTACAGACGATTTACTGCTATAGCGGGTGAGATTTCAATGAGGAGTTACCAAGTTGTGGTGGCTGCTACTCGAGATATGGGGATTGGAAAGGATGGAAAGTTACCTTGGAGATTGCCTTGTGATCTCAAGTTTTTCAAGGAGATTACACTGGCCACATCGGATCCTGGGAAACAAAATGCAATTTTGATGGGTAGGAAAACATGGGAAAGTATTCCTATCAAGTACCGACCTCTTACGGGTCGATTGAATGTGGTCCTGACTCGGAGTTTTGAgattgaagatgaagaaaatgttATTACATGTGGGAGCATTTCCACAGCTTTGGAATTGTTAGCTGAAGCTCcctattgtttctcaattgaTAAGGTTTTTGTCATAGGAGGTGGCCAGATATTGAG GGAAACACTTAATGGTCCAGGATGTGATGCCATCCATGTGACGGAGATTGAGACGAGTGTTGAATGTGATACGTTCATTCCAAGTATTGATTTTTCTAAGTTTCAGCCTTGGTATTCGTCTCCACCATTGGTTGAAAATGGCATTCGATATTCTTTTGTAACTTATGTTCATGTGAGGAACTCTGAGAATGAAACTATTGCTGGAAAGACTGGTGGAAAGTGTAATGACGGTAAATCGAATTCTAATAGGTTTGAGGTAAAGGATTTCTCATTTCTTccgaagatgatttttgagaaACGTGATGAGTACATGCATCATACAAGCAGTACAAAATAG
- the LOC133694004 gene encoding inositol-pentakisphosphate 2-kinase-like isoform X2, which yields MEVKLERKDAADWSYRGEGAANIVLAYTGSSPAFIGKVTRIAKKERNGSPKCDSNQSVLTEEERLLWRDVQELVASPTKEIAEQIYTQLVMSPLLGPKHVDAGMRVPVAREFLECVEKNVIKQRPPWRVDVSTFDMERDSVIIMSDHSLFPGGVLGDGSCISVEIKPKCGFLPSSKFMAEGNSVKRSTTRFRMHQILKLREQEERIHKAIKDLYNTPQNNFRVFLNGSLIFGGSGGGTEKTNAVVGKAFEDMLEGIIQAKDGLRTMSFIQLVGETVYCSRVLDELLEVQKFDNFDIEGAIHAYYNIVSQPCAVCQQLDEAGLPHRCSSLHSIHMDESLKIVKDYLIAATAKDCSLMISFRPTEDGEFGSPYSHVYLQSTNQSFNYKVNFIDLDLRPLKKMEDYYELDKKILNSYSRIL from the exons ATGGAGGTCAAACTAGAGCGAAAGGACGCAGCTGATTGGTCGTACAGAGGTGAAGGTGCTGCTAATATTGTCCTCGCTTACACTGGATCATCTCCCGCTTTT ATTGGGAAAGTAACGAGGAtagcaaaaaaagaaaggaacggGTCACCGAAGTGTGACTCTAACCAATCAGTATTAACAGAGGAAGAACGGTTGTTATGGAGAGACGTGCAAGAGTTGGTTGCCTCTCCTACGAAAGAAATTGCAGAGCAGATTTATACTCAGCTAGTCATGAGTCCTCTGTTAGGTCCCAAACATGTCGATGCCGGG ATGCGTGTTCCAGTGGCAAGGGAATTTCTTGAGTGTGTTGAAAAGAATGTAATTAAGCAGCGTCCGCCTTGGCGAGTTGATGTTTCCACGTTTGATATGGAACGCGATTCTGTGATTATAATGTCTGATCATTCTCTATTTCCCGGAG GTGTTCTTGGAGATGGATCTTGCATATCAGTTGAGATAAAG CCCAAATGTGGATTTCTTCCTTCATCAAAATTCATGGCTGAAGGAAATTCTGTTAAAAGGAGCACTACTCGTTTTCGAATGCACCAAATCCTGAAGTTGCGTGAACAAGAG GAAAGAATACATAAAGCCATCAAGGATCTGTACAACACTCCTCAGAACAATTTCCGTGTATTCTTGAATGGTTCTCTTATATTTGGGGGCTCGGGTGGTGGCACAGAGAAAACTAATGCTGTGGTTGGAAAAGCTTTTGAAGACATGCTTGAGGGCATCATCCAGGCAAAAGATGGCTTGCGCACGATGAGTTTTATACAGCTTGTTGGTGAGACAGTTTACTGCTCTAGAGTGCTGGATGAGCTTCTTGAAGTTCAGAAGTTTGACAATTTTGACATTGAAGGGGCCATCCATGCGTATTACAACATTGTTTCTCAGCCTTGTGCAGTATGCCAACAGTTGGATGAAGCAGGACTACCACATAGATGTTCCTCTTTGCATTCCATTCATATGGATGAGAGTTTGAAGATTGTGAAAGATTATCTGATAGCTGCTACTGCAAAGGACTGTAGTTTGATGATCAGTTTTAGACCAACAGAAGACGGGGAGTTTGGATCTCCATATAGTCATGTATACCTACAATCAACTAACCAAAGTTTTAATTACAAG GTGAACTTCATTGACTTGGATTTGAGACCTTTAAAGAAGATGGAAGACTATTATGAATTGGACAAGAAGATACTGAACAGCTACTCTCGAATTTTGTAA
- the LOC133695451 gene encoding probable jasmonic acid carboxyl methyltransferase 2 isoform X1 has translation MEVMQVLHMNKGDDENSYAKNSKVQSKIISLGKRINEEAIMKILCSNIPDIMGIADLGCSSGPNSLSVISEITDIIYAKCRELGRPTPELKVFLNDLPYNDFNFIFGSLPAFYDKLKKEKGSEFGPCFVSATPGSFYGRLFPSRSLHCVHSSSSLHWLSQVPAGLESNARTAMNKGKIYISKSSSLCVLEAYSLQFQKDFSSFLKSRSKEIVPGGCILLSFMGRRSTDPTTDESCYHWELLAQALMSMVSEGLVEEEKVDSFNAPYYGPCVEEMRLEIEKDGSFSVNRLETFEIDWDGGVDDVDTTSGAASRGQRVAKTIRAVVESMLESHFGKDIMDALFRRYGEMVEGYLSKTGTKYTNLVISMVRN, from the exons ATGGAAGTAATGCAAGTGCTTCACATGAACAAAGGAGATGATGAAAATAGTTATGCAAAAAACTCGAAAGTGCAG AGCAAGATAATATCTCTAGGAAAGCGAATCAATGAGGAGGCTATAATGAAAATTTTGTGCAGCAATATCCCTGACATCATGGGTATTGCAGACCTGGGTTGCTCCTCTGGACCTAACTCGTTGTCAGTGATCTCCGAAATTACTGATATCATCTATGCCAAATGCAGAGAGTTGGGGCGTCCAACACCAGAACTGAAGGTCTTCCTGAATGATCTTCCTTATAAtgacttcaattttatttttggatcctTGCCAGCATTCtatgataaattaaagaaagaaaagggttcCGAGTTCGGGCCATGCTTTGTATCAGCAACGCCGGGTTCTTTCTATGGTAGATTGTTTCCTAGCAGGAGCTTGCATTGTGTGCACTCTTCTTCTAGTCTTCACTGGCTCTCGCAG GTTCCAGCTGGTCTAGAGAGCAACGCGAGGACGGCCATGAACAAGGGAAAGATTTATATATCAAAGTCAAGCTCGCTTTGTGTGTTAGAAGCATATTCATTGCAGTTTCAAAAAGACTTTTCGTCGTTTCTAAAATCACGTTCGAAGGAAATAGTTCCCGGAGGCTGCATTCTCTTGTCATTCATGGGCAGGAGATCTACCGATCCCACCACGGACGAGAGTTGCTACCATTGGGAGCTCTTAGCACAGGCACTAATGAGCATGGTTTCTGAG GGGCTCGTCGAGGAAGAAAAGGTCGATTCCTTTAACGCCCCCTACTATGGTCCATGTGTGGAAGAAATGAGGTTAGAGATTGAAAAGGATGGTTCTTTCAGTGTCAATCGGCTCGAGACCTTTGAAATTGACTGGGATGGAGGTGTCGACGATGTGGACACCACGTCTGGTGCAGCATCACGTGGACAGAGAGTGGCCAAGACAATCAGAGCCGTCGTGGAGTCGATGCTGGAATCTCATTTTGGGAAGGACATAATGGACGCATTATTTCGAAGGTATGGAGAGATGGTGGAGGGTTACTTGTCAAAGACCGGAACCAAGTACACCAACTTGGTCATTTCAATGGTTAGAAATTAA